Within the Glycine max cultivar Williams 82 chromosome 12, Glycine_max_v4.0, whole genome shotgun sequence genome, the region cttatcttatcttatctagattttatttcatctagatgttatttcatctagattttgtcttatcttatcttatctagattttattttatttatgggcttggacttaaaacagatttgtaagctttggggctgagaactatataacagcaccaaggttctagttttagactctctctctctctcttttgtttttagctttttttcgttttggagaataattctagttttcttcgttttctaCTACAATTGCGTTtactattgattaatggaaggctaagtccccagcattattttctcttgaggatcaagcacagctttctttgaggttttattattactattgaattctgatcagtttttcctcttcaccaattactctgtatttgttgctattaatccatgcatgcttagtgcttgattaattgtctctgtgcttaatttacattcatgcttaatgatcaatttcgttcatgattaattggtgtatgtgttgcttaatcacataatgaatgccttatgttaaatttcgcttagtaatttaatttagggttggattaagtggttgaactgataaaggataaattcccgtgacctaggataagagacttgcttgtgaatcaagggggaaacaacgtgttttaattctgatattttctaattcaaatttacttgctgtttaatttacaaaaacaaacaaccccccccccccaattcgttattgttttattactatctgttatgaacatttggttgaccattgctcgttgggagacgacctaggatcacttcctagataatgtatttttaatatttatttgatttgggtacgacctcgatcaccATCTACAAGCATTTGCCCGACTTCTTTAGCATCCACGCATCGGAGCAAAAACATATCATGATTTCGCTTGTATAGGATACCTCAGCTTAAAAAGAAACCATCTGCCAATCTCCGCAACTTCCTCTTTTCATTGTCAGAAGCTCCCTGTGGGTATTCCTTATGTTCTACATACcacttgatgtcgaaataccacggctTACCATCTTGCTCCTCCTCTATTAAGCAGCAATGTGCGGGCTTGCCGTGACATCTGAACTCGATGTATGGGAGGTCTCCATGTAGGGTTagctgaaacatggatgccagggtggccaGTGCATCAGCCATCTGATTTTCTTCTCTGGGAATGTGATGGAACGAGACATCATCGAAGAACTTGGTCAATTTCTTGATGTATGCCtaatagggtatcaacttgtgATCCGTAGTCTCCCATTCTCCCTTCAATTGATGGATCACCAAGGCTGAATCTCGGTATACTTTGAGCAATTTGACgttgaagtcaattgctgcTTGGATTTCGAGGGCACATGCCTCGTATTCAACCATATTTTTCGTGCAATCAAAGCTCAATCTAGCCATGAAGGGAATGCGTTGATTGTCAGGAGAGACCAAAGCCGCCCCAACCCCATGGCCTAGGGCGTTGGATGCGCCGTCGAACCACATAATCCACTTATCCAGATCCTCATCCTCCACCTTTTCTCCGAACAAGACCATGATGTTTTCATCTGGAAACTCTGAATACATCGATTGGTAGTCGTTGAGAGgttgctgagccaaataatctaccAAGGCACTCCCCTTTattgccttttgggtgacatagacaATGTCGAACTCAGATAGCAGAACATGCCACCGAGCCATCCGCCCCGTaagagcaggcttctcaaaaATGTATTTgatcgggtccatcttggataccaaCCAAGTAGTATGGCTCAACATATATTGTCTTAgacgatgggatgcccataccaaAGCACAACACATCCTTTCCAGCTGAGAGTAGTTCATCTTACAGGCGGTGAACTGTGATATGAACCTTGCTATGTAATTCAAGAGCCCCAAGAAACCTCGGAACTGCTTCTCTATTCGCAGTTCAGGAATATCAAGGGTGGCTTTCACCTTGTCAGGATCTACTTCTATCGCTTTTTAACTTACAACGAAACCGAGTAGCTTTCCTGACTTAACCACGAAAGTGCACTTGGCTGGGTTCAATCTTAGTTGGTACTTACGTATTCGTTCAAATAACTTTTGTAAGTTGacgaggtgttcctcctcgATTCTAGATTTGGCAATCATATCATCCATGTAGACTTCAATCTCCTTATACATTGTATCGTGCAATAATGCCACCATAGCCCATTAATAGGTGGCCCCGGTattcttgagcccaaaggacatcaccttataataGAATGTTCCCCACAAGGTGATGAACGTAGTCTTCTCCAtgtcctctggcgccatctttatctaatTGTAACCCGAGAatccgtccatgaaggaaaacaaagcaaaattggcTGTGTTATCTACAAGGACAtcaatgtgtggtaaaggaaagttatccttGGGACTGGCTTGGTTTAGGTCCTGATAGTCCACgcactttcccatctttcttagatactggcacgatgttggccacccactcggGGTATCCAACCACTGCCATGAAGCCAGCGTCGAACTGCTTTTTCACTTCCTCTTTGATTTTCAGGGACATCTCAGGCTTCATCCTTCGCAGCTTTTGCTTgaccggggaacactcaggattcaGAGGTAATCGATGTTGCACAATGTCGGGGTTTAACccaggcatatcttggtacgaccaagcgaAGATATCTTGGTAGTTTTGCAGCAAAACCACCAACTCATTTCGGACCGGCGTGGTCATTCCCGTGCCAACCTTTACCTCTTTCCTTTCATCGCCAACACCTAGGTTTACAATCTCCATTTCTTCTTGGTGCGGCTTAATCTCTCAATCTTCTTGAGCAACTATTCTTTCTAGCTCCGGGGAAAACCCCacatcttcattttcttcatcctCGGGTTGATTCGCTTCTCGTTCAAAATCGATGGCAGGGTCctcggtattagtaccttcgcaGGACTCATCGTCAGATCtgtatcatttaatcataacaaaaataaacatgcagatgaatgagaatgggtgaaGGTGCAAGAATAGATGAAGGAAAGAtctcatattatatatttgatagCGAAAGACATAACGCCTTAACAGGGAGAaaaccctaaagcctaggcccagtTGTAGGGTTAAAACTAAAGAATTACATTGTGCCTGCCATGGAAACTTCAGGTCACTCAACGAATTTCCAATTTCCTAACTCAAAATCAGGAAGGCACAGCTGCACCTAGCTTGAATGTTCTTAGGGAGCTTCATCGTGTACCTTGGCGACTTGCTCTTTACGCCTCAAGCCCGCACTTATGAAGCTCTTGTTGATGTGACATGGAGGGGCCTCTCCCACTTGCAGCCTTAGTTGTGAGCCCATTCCCCTGTTTCTCCTTTCTAGGGCACTTCTTCTCATATCAGCCCACATGGGCTTATAGCCTAGCCCAAACTTCCTGCGATTTTCCTTGATTTCCACCAAGTTGGCCATGCCATCACTATTCTTTCCCAAGCCCATTTCGGGCTCATTACCATGCCCTAACATCACACGAGCCACCATCATCGCAGCGTTAGACATGCAAGGTCACATCGGGAGGGATTCTACGGAAGCGTTGCTCACAACCTCAAAGCACTAAAAATCCGTTTCCAAGAACTCTTCTGTGGCTTcaacatatggcatagaggaaggGTAGCTTACTAGAATATCCTCCTCCCCTGAAACGATGACTAAGCGTCCCTCTACCACGAACT harbors:
- the LOC102667269 gene encoding uncharacterized protein; protein product: MYKEIEVYMDDMIAKSRIEEEHLVNLQKLFERIPIEVDPDKVKATLDIPELRIEKQFRGFLGLLNYIARFISQFTACKMNYSQLERMCCALVWASHRLRQYMLSHTTWLVSKMDPIKYIFEKPALTGRMARWHVLLSEFDIVYVTQKAIKGSALVDYLAQQPLNDYQSMYSEFPDENIMVLFGEKVEDEDLDKWIMWFDGASNALGHGVGAALVSPDNQRIPFMARLSFDCTKNMVEYEACALEIQAAIDFNVKLLKVYRDSALVIHQLKGEWETTDHKLIPY